A region of bacterium DNA encodes the following proteins:
- a CDS encoding PilZ domain-containing protein: MAMMEKHEDKRRHPRFRAADSALAACGMEACALLDVSAGGLGIQYYGERPFPREISVDLLFLNRDLTLPGLFCRKVFEARKPNGKEGRLPVWHVGLEIVSPTPEMVQRLRHFRWTES; this comes from the coding sequence ATGGCGATGATGGAAAAGCACGAGGACAAGAGACGGCACCCAAGGTTCCGGGCGGCCGACAGCGCGCTTGCCGCCTGCGGCATGGAAGCGTGCGCTCTCCTGGACGTGAGCGCGGGAGGGCTGGGCATCCAGTATTACGGCGAGAGACCGTTCCCCCGGGAGATCAGTGTCGATCTTCTGTTTTTAAACAGGGATCTGACCTTGCCGGGGCTTTTCTGCCGAAAGGTGTTCGAAGCGAGAAAGCCCAACGGGAAGGAAGGGCGCCTGCCTGTATGGCATGTGGGCCTTGAGATCGTAAGCCCCACTCCGGAGATGGTTCAACGCCTGCGTCATTTCAGATGGACGGAGAGCTAG